From Cytophagia bacterium CHB2, a single genomic window includes:
- a CDS encoding T9SS type A sorting domain-containing protein gives MKRPMQLFLGWLLLALPLARAQNWEAREPMLTPRFAMSALYWNNQIVVIGGRDAQDSILATVESYDLSTGQWQPFAANLNEARYSAAAIVYRGRMFVIGGCGKDQQVLKSVEFYNETTQRWEREPSLAIAREGAAAAVVNDTLYVMGGFDGASYLKSIEYFRHEASSWWLSWWSLSAPRAWLSAVTLRDSIFTAGGLLFGPVGVLERYHSSDGNQRRASMLTPRGRMAAVNFEGKLWTLGGSDQHGASAVVEIYDYASNSWESGPGLLSARELNAALAIFDKIFIIGGRTAEGAVLGTLETLGLPTSVAEHAAVPRAPELKSYPNPFVTSARIVWRSLASNQTQTVVEVFDLRGARVLRRFLSSNSADFEFTWHGQDETGAIVRDGIYFITVRSGDFVLRRKLLKLKR, from the coding sequence TCTATTGGAACAATCAAATCGTCGTCATCGGCGGCCGCGATGCCCAGGATTCCATTCTGGCGACGGTGGAAAGTTATGATTTATCGACCGGGCAATGGCAGCCGTTCGCCGCAAATTTGAATGAGGCGCGTTACAGCGCGGCGGCCATCGTGTATCGCGGGCGCATGTTCGTTATCGGTGGGTGCGGCAAGGATCAGCAAGTATTGAAGAGTGTGGAATTCTACAATGAAACAACGCAGCGCTGGGAGCGGGAGCCCTCGCTGGCAATCGCGCGCGAAGGCGCTGCCGCCGCCGTCGTGAATGATACCCTCTATGTCATGGGCGGATTTGACGGCGCGAGTTATCTGAAAAGCATCGAATATTTCCGCCACGAGGCCAGCAGTTGGTGGCTGAGCTGGTGGTCCCTTTCAGCGCCGCGCGCCTGGCTGTCCGCTGTCACGCTGCGCGATTCGATTTTTACGGCCGGCGGTTTGCTTTTCGGGCCGGTGGGCGTTTTGGAGCGCTATCATAGTTCCGACGGCAACCAGCGCCGCGCCTCCATGCTCACCCCGCGCGGGCGCATGGCCGCGGTCAATTTCGAAGGGAAATTGTGGACGCTGGGCGGCTCCGACCAACACGGCGCCTCGGCGGTTGTGGAGATTTACGATTACGCCAGCAACAGTTGGGAAAGCGGCCCGGGGCTGCTCTCGGCGCGTGAATTGAATGCGGCTCTGGCAATTTTTGATAAAATTTTCATCATCGGCGGCCGCACCGCGGAGGGAGCCGTTTTGGGAACGCTGGAAACATTAGGCCTTCCCACCAGCGTAGCCGAGCATGCCGCCGTTCCGCGTGCGCCTGAGTTGAAGAGTTATCCCAATCCCTTTGTGACCTCCGCGCGGATTGTGTGGCGTTCGCTGGCCTCGAATCAAACGCAGACCGTTGTTGAAGTATTTGATTTGCGCGGCGCACGGGTGTTGCGGCGTTTCCTGTCCTCAAACAGCGCGGATTTTGAATTCACCTGGCATGGCCAGGATGAAACCGGCGCAATTGTGCGCGATGGCATTTACTTCATCACCGTGCGTAGCGGAGATTTTGTTTTGCGGCGCAAGCTGCTCAAACTGAAGCGTTGA